From the genome of Thermithiobacillus plumbiphilus, one region includes:
- a CDS encoding VOC family protein, with the protein MLPRPAAPIGLHHVALFVPDLAAAEHFYVDLMGMRVEWRPDPDNVYLTGGRDNLALHRLVEAGAGYADPGSQKLDHIGFVLRSPEDVDAWFVFLKDAGVSIKTEPRTHRDGARSFYCEDPAGITVQLIHHPPLAG; encoded by the coding sequence ATGTTGCCAAGACCTGCAGCACCCATTGGCCTGCATCATGTGGCCTTGTTCGTTCCCGACCTGGCCGCGGCGGAGCATTTCTATGTCGATCTCATGGGTATGCGGGTGGAGTGGCGCCCGGACCCGGACAATGTCTATCTGACTGGCGGCAGGGATAACCTGGCCCTGCATCGACTGGTCGAGGCGGGCGCTGGATATGCCGATCCCGGCTCACAGAAGCTGGACCACATCGGCTTTGTCTTGCGAAGTCCCGAGGATGTCGATGCCTGGTTTGTTTTTCTGAAGGACGCCGGAGTCAGCATCAAGACCGAACCGCGTACCCATCGGGATGGCGCCCGCAGTTTCTATTGTGAGGACCCGGCAGGCATTACCGTTCAATTGATCCACCACCCGCCTTTGGCCGGATGA
- the coq7 gene encoding 2-polyprenyl-3-methyl-6-methoxy-1,4-benzoquinone monooxygenase — translation MQRHSSPLDRLVGQFDHALRTLHGVQRGTGKPSPAAALDDTLVEPSERVRAGRLMRVDHAGEVMAQALYQGQAFMSRETPLRAHLEQAAREEADHLHWCEERLREFRMRPSLLNPLWYMGGWLMGASAARLGRSTNLGLVAEVERQVEAHIEDHLQQLPADDIRSRAILNTMQEEEIQHGQNAMSLGGRKLPLPARLGMRLLSRLMTRGSLWV, via the coding sequence ATGCAACGCCACAGCTCCCCCCTGGATCGTCTCGTTGGCCAGTTTGATCATGCACTACGCACCCTGCACGGGGTGCAGCGGGGAACCGGCAAACCTTCGCCGGCTGCGGCACTGGATGACACCCTGGTCGAACCCAGCGAGCGGGTTCGCGCCGGGCGCCTGATGCGGGTAGACCATGCTGGCGAGGTGATGGCGCAGGCGCTCTATCAGGGCCAGGCCTTCATGAGCCGGGAGACGCCCTTGCGCGCGCATCTGGAACAGGCGGCCCGGGAAGAGGCCGATCATCTGCACTGGTGCGAGGAGCGGCTGCGCGAGTTCCGGATGCGCCCCAGCCTGCTCAATCCGCTCTGGTACATGGGGGGCTGGCTGATGGGCGCGAGCGCCGCCAGGCTTGGGCGCAGCACGAACCTGGGCCTGGTCGCCGAAGTGGAAAGGCAGGTGGAAGCACACATCGAGGACCACCTGCAACAGCTCCCGGCGGACGACATACGGTCCCGCGCCATCCTGAACACCATGCAGGAAGAAGAGATCCAGCATGGGCAGAACGCCATGTCTCTGGGGGGGCGCAAGCTTCCCCTGCCCGCGCGGCTTGGCATGCGCCTGCTCTCCCGTCTGATGACCCGCGGAAGTTTGTGGGTCTGA
- a CDS encoding c-type cytochrome encodes MKRISAFAFGLLGTVTLANTALAQTAGNPERGRQIVLQGGNGLQACATCHGQHGAGQDQAGFPRLAGLNPEYLFRQIENFKTGQRQNPVMQPIAKALSDQDARDALAYYANQNLQMTPRPYGKDPDFRLGESLALNGNWDKKIPACVSCHGPQAVGVGVNFPRLAGQQPTYLVNQIENWKKGSRKNDPQGLMRVVAERLSPQEALAAAHYLSSIQPGKVPPGQAAQEGGAPAAGKPATQGAAR; translated from the coding sequence GTGAAAAGGATATCTGCCTTTGCCTTCGGTTTGCTTGGCACCGTGACACTCGCAAACACCGCCCTGGCCCAAACGGCCGGCAATCCGGAACGCGGCAGGCAAATCGTCCTGCAGGGAGGCAATGGCCTGCAGGCCTGCGCGACCTGTCACGGCCAGCATGGCGCAGGCCAGGATCAGGCCGGCTTTCCGCGGTTGGCGGGACTGAATCCTGAATATCTTTTCAGGCAGATCGAGAACTTCAAGACCGGACAGCGGCAAAACCCGGTCATGCAGCCCATCGCCAAGGCCCTGTCCGATCAGGATGCCCGCGACGCGCTGGCTTACTATGCCAATCAGAACCTGCAGATGACCCCTCGGCCCTATGGCAAGGATCCTGATTTCAGACTTGGCGAAAGCTTGGCGCTGAACGGTAACTGGGACAAGAAGATACCCGCCTGTGTCTCCTGCCATGGGCCACAGGCCGTAGGGGTCGGCGTCAACTTCCCCCGACTGGCGGGCCAGCAGCCCACTTATCTCGTCAACCAGATCGAGAACTGGAAGAAGGGCTCGCGCAAGAATGATCCGCAGGGGCTGATGCGAGTGGTGGCGGAGCGTCTCAGTCCCCAGGAGGCGCTGGCAGCCGCACATTATCTGTCCAGCATTCAGCCCGGCAAGGTGCCCCCGGGTCAGGCCGCGCAGGAAGGTGGCGCACCCGCGGCCGGCAAACCAGCCACACAGGGCGCGGCAAGGTAA
- a CDS encoding (2Fe-2S) ferredoxin domain-containing protein: protein MSVKSSVVRVERRQDGVCFQGWIRKRPPIWLLWHSSVLPEGVPVEKPYYQRHIFFCTNQRESGKAACNNSGVADAMAKLAKQRAKDLGIHGPDGVRVNRAGCLGRCASGPIALVYPEGVWYTYVDAEDVLEIVDSHLKDGVVVERLKI from the coding sequence ATGTCGGTCAAGTCATCCGTCGTTCGGGTCGAGCGCCGCCAGGATGGCGTCTGCTTCCAAGGCTGGATTCGCAAGCGGCCGCCGATTTGGCTATTATGGCACAGTTCGGTGCTGCCGGAAGGAGTCCCTGTGGAAAAACCCTATTATCAAAGGCATATCTTCTTTTGCACCAATCAGCGCGAAAGCGGCAAGGCGGCCTGCAACAATTCGGGCGTGGCCGATGCCATGGCGAAGCTTGCCAAGCAGCGGGCCAAGGATCTGGGCATCCATGGTCCTGACGGGGTCCGGGTCAACCGGGCCGGCTGCCTGGGCCGTTGCGCCAGCGGACCCATTGCTCTCGTCTATCCCGAAGGGGTGTGGTACACCTACGTGGATGCCGAGGATGTGCTTGAAATCGTCGACTCCCACCTCAAGGACGGCGTGGTCGTTGAACGCCTGAAAATCTAG
- a CDS encoding alpha/beta hydrolase — translation MLPTDKLQRYDGLESDFTCVNETVSIDGPAGRIEGITACPPEGDIRGVVAVICHPHPLYGGSLHNKVVHYLSRTCNELGIPSLRFNFRGVGQSEGSYDGGRGEREDLLAVIDWALDRRPGFDIWLAGFSFGAYVAYCSARARPQIRRLITIAPPVNLFDFGEAPAPHCPWLVVQGQRDEIVPCEDVERWVRAHDGAPDLLCFKDADHFFHGQLNVLRSGLLDALAEDAPEALPLTCF, via the coding sequence ATGCTCCCCACCGACAAGCTGCAACGCTACGATGGCCTGGAAAGCGATTTCACCTGCGTCAATGAGACGGTCAGCATAGACGGTCCGGCCGGCAGGATCGAAGGCATTACCGCCTGTCCGCCTGAAGGGGACATTCGCGGCGTGGTTGCGGTCATCTGTCACCCGCATCCGCTCTACGGGGGTAGCCTGCACAACAAGGTCGTGCATTATCTGAGCCGCACCTGCAACGAACTTGGCATCCCCTCCCTGCGATTCAACTTTCGCGGCGTGGGCCAAAGCGAAGGAAGCTATGACGGTGGCCGGGGCGAGCGTGAAGACCTGCTGGCGGTGATCGACTGGGCATTGGATAGGCGCCCTGGATTCGACATCTGGCTCGCCGGCTTTTCCTTTGGCGCCTATGTGGCCTATTGCAGTGCCCGCGCCCGGCCACAGATACGGCGCCTGATCACGATTGCTCCACCGGTGAATCTCTTTGACTTTGGCGAGGCGCCCGCGCCGCACTGCCCCTGGCTGGTGGTGCAGGGCCAAAGGGACGAAATCGTGCCGTGTGAGGACGTCGAGCGCTGGGTCCGGGCCCATGATGGCGCGCCCGATCTGCTCTGCTTCAAGGACGCCGACCACTTTTTCCATGGACAGTTGAACGTGCTGCGCAGTGGTCTGCTGGATGCGCTTGCCGAGGATGCGCCCGAAGCCCTTCCCCTGACATGCTTCTAG
- a CDS encoding ATP-binding cassette domain-containing protein, whose amino-acid sequence MLLVPGGVVLQARALRKAYGDRVVVDGIDLRIAAGQCLGILGPNGAGKTTTMRMMLGQAPTDGGSLEVFGEPMPQRAEHIRARLGVVPQADNLDPDFTVYENLRIYGRYFGIPAPQLAQRIPELLNFAELTDRANSPIAALSGGMKRRLTLARALINDPELILLDEPTTGLDPQVRHLIWQRLRSLRQAGKTLVLTTHYMEEAERLCDEVIVMDNGRILAQGSPQSLIHQYVSPEVVEIRANHAGELPDLDSLPAQLYRDREIVADTAFFYLDSAGPLLEAVRQVPGISALMRPATLEDVFLKLTGRDLRD is encoded by the coding sequence ATGCTTCTAGTACCCGGTGGGGTGGTCCTGCAGGCCAGGGCGCTTCGCAAGGCCTACGGCGATCGCGTCGTGGTCGATGGCATCGACCTGCGCATCGCGGCTGGCCAGTGCCTGGGCATTCTCGGCCCCAATGGCGCTGGCAAGACCACCACCATGCGCATGATGCTGGGGCAGGCGCCGACTGACGGCGGCAGCCTGGAGGTCTTCGGCGAGCCCATGCCCCAGCGCGCCGAACACATCCGTGCGCGCCTTGGCGTGGTGCCCCAGGCAGACAACCTGGACCCCGACTTCACCGTTTACGAAAATCTCCGCATCTATGGACGCTACTTCGGCATCCCCGCGCCTCAGCTCGCGCAGCGCATTCCCGAGTTGCTGAATTTCGCCGAGCTGACCGACCGAGCCAACTCACCCATTGCTGCACTCTCCGGCGGCATGAAGCGCCGTCTCACATTGGCGCGCGCCCTGATCAACGATCCTGAGCTGATTCTGCTCGACGAGCCGACCACCGGTCTCGACCCCCAGGTTCGCCACCTCATCTGGCAGCGTCTGCGCAGCCTGCGTCAGGCCGGCAAGACCCTGGTCCTGACCACGCATTACATGGAAGAGGCGGAACGGCTTTGTGACGAAGTGATCGTCATGGACAACGGCCGCATCCTCGCCCAGGGCTCGCCCCAGAGCCTGATCCATCAATACGTCTCGCCTGAAGTCGTGGAAATCCGGGCTAATCATGCCGGCGAGCTGCCGGATCTCGACAGCCTGCCGGCGCAACTGTACCGCGACCGGGAAATCGTTGCTGATACCGCCTTTTTCTATCTCGACTCGGCCGGGCCCCTGCTGGAAGCGGTCAGGCAGGTGCCCGGGATCAGCGCGCTGATGCGTCCGGCCACCCTGGAAGACGTCTTTCTCAAACTGACCGGGCGCGACCTGCGCGATTGA
- a CDS encoding ABC transporter permease: MLDWRPPRPRLRSLAVWRRNALVWRKLMLPSLIGNFGDPFLYLLGLGYGLGLYIGSMAGMPYLVFLASGIVASSAMNTATFEGLYSAFTRMTHQQTYGAMLATPLQVDDILAGEMLWCASKSLISGAAILIVATLLGAVTNPAAPWAIPIIFLTGLAFAGPALVMTALAPSYDFFMYYFTLVLTPMFLFSGVFYPIDTLPALLKVLAQILPLTHAVAILRPLLAGGGIQDFWVHLGVLLAYAGVGYYLAVVLVRRRLLV; this comes from the coding sequence ATGCTTGACTGGCGTCCACCCCGACCGCGCCTGCGCAGCCTCGCAGTCTGGCGCCGCAATGCCCTGGTCTGGCGCAAGCTCATGCTGCCCAGCCTGATCGGCAACTTCGGGGATCCCTTTCTCTATCTGCTGGGCCTGGGCTATGGCCTCGGTCTTTATATCGGCAGCATGGCCGGCATGCCCTACCTCGTGTTCCTGGCCTCCGGCATCGTCGCCAGCAGCGCCATGAACACGGCCACCTTCGAAGGGCTCTATTCCGCCTTCACCCGCATGACCCATCAGCAGACCTATGGCGCCATGCTGGCCACACCCTTGCAGGTGGATGACATCCTCGCCGGGGAGATGCTCTGGTGTGCCAGCAAGAGCCTGATCAGTGGAGCCGCCATCCTGATCGTCGCCACCCTGCTGGGTGCCGTCACGAATCCGGCTGCCCCCTGGGCCATCCCCATCATCTTTCTTACCGGTCTCGCCTTTGCCGGCCCCGCCCTGGTGATGACCGCGCTGGCGCCGAGCTATGACTTCTTCATGTACTACTTCACCCTGGTCCTGACGCCCATGTTTCTCTTTTCCGGGGTGTTCTATCCCATCGATACGCTGCCCGCGTTGCTGAAGGTGCTTGCCCAGATTCTGCCCCTGACCCATGCCGTCGCGATCCTGCGACCCTTGCTGGCCGGCGGCGGCATACAGGACTTCTGGGTTCATCTGGGGGTGCTGCTGGCTTACGCGGGGGTTGGTTACTACCTGGCCGTGGTGCTGGTGCGTCGTCGGCTGCTGGTCTGA
- a CDS encoding cytochrome-c peroxidase, translated as MTYDKPLPSAGNSRKGAFVLAMGGALLLGLAGCGQQQDQDKETGSTARTESVPQADNKQAKAPAGPLAGFILPAKAPVPADNPMTPAKIELGKQLYFDPRLSRTGTVSCNSCHNVMAGGDDARPTSVGIEGQLGERSAPTVWNAAFLSVQFWDGRAPTLEEQAKGPITNPVEMGMPKHDLAVQRIKSIPGYGEAFQQVFGGQNPVNIDNIVKAIASYERTLITPDSAFDRYAKGDQNALNASAQRGLKLVQEVGCTSCHSGPNFAGPQLPVGQGFYMKFPRFPNDYVQKYDLTADLGRFNVTKKEEDRNVWRVAPWRNIALTAPYFHNGSVPTLDEAVRVMAKSQLDKTLTDQQVADIVTFLNSLTGEFPQQTMPRLPDVLNASLIR; from the coding sequence ATGACATACGACAAACCCTTACCCAGCGCTGGCAATTCCCGCAAGGGCGCCTTTGTGCTTGCAATGGGTGGAGCCCTGCTGCTGGGGCTCGCGGGCTGCGGCCAGCAGCAGGATCAGGATAAAGAGACCGGGAGTACGGCAAGGACCGAGAGCGTGCCGCAAGCTGACAACAAGCAGGCGAAAGCCCCTGCCGGACCGCTGGCGGGCTTCATCCTGCCTGCCAAGGCGCCGGTTCCGGCCGACAACCCGATGACCCCGGCCAAGATAGAACTCGGCAAGCAGCTCTATTTCGATCCGCGCCTGTCACGCACCGGCACGGTATCCTGCAATTCCTGCCACAACGTGATGGCCGGCGGCGATGACGCGCGCCCGACCTCGGTCGGCATCGAGGGGCAACTTGGCGAGCGCTCGGCCCCGACGGTCTGGAATGCCGCCTTCCTGAGCGTGCAGTTCTGGGATGGCCGCGCGCCCACCCTGGAAGAACAGGCCAAGGGCCCGATCACCAACCCGGTCGAGATGGGCATGCCCAAGCACGATCTGGCCGTGCAGCGGATCAAGTCGATTCCGGGTTACGGGGAGGCATTCCAGCAGGTGTTCGGCGGCCAGAACCCCGTCAACATCGACAATATCGTGAAGGCCATCGCCAGCTATGAACGCACCCTGATCACTCCCGACAGTGCCTTCGACCGTTATGCCAAGGGCGATCAGAACGCACTGAATGCCTCAGCGCAGCGCGGCCTGAAGCTGGTGCAGGAAGTCGGCTGCACGTCCTGCCACAGTGGACCGAACTTTGCCGGACCGCAATTGCCGGTGGGCCAGGGCTTCTACATGAAGTTTCCCCGCTTCCCGAATGACTATGTGCAGAAGTACGATCTGACTGCGGACCTTGGACGCTTCAATGTGACAAAGAAGGAAGAAGACCGGAACGTCTGGCGCGTGGCCCCCTGGCGCAATATCGCGCTGACCGCTCCTTATTTTCACAACGGTTCGGTGCCGACCCTGGACGAGGCGGTGCGCGTGATGGCGAAGAGCCAGCTGGACAAGACCCTGACCGATCAGCAGGTGGCCGATATCGTGACCTTCCTGAACTCTCTGACCGGTGAGTTCCCGCAGCAGACCATGCCGCGCCTGCCAGATGTGCTCAATGCGTCCCTGATTCGATAG
- the rplM gene encoding 50S ribosomal protein L13, which produces MKTFSAKAHEVKRDWYLIDASGMVLGRLAVEIAKRLRGKHKPEYTPHVDTGDYIVVVNAEKVRVTGNKTRDKMYHHHTGYVGNLKTSSFEKLIATHPERVIEIAVKGMLPKNPLGRAMYRKLKVYAGSEHQHSAQQPQNLTI; this is translated from the coding sequence ATGAAAACGTTTTCCGCCAAGGCCCACGAGGTCAAGCGCGATTGGTATCTCATCGACGCCTCTGGCATGGTGCTGGGTCGTCTCGCCGTGGAAATTGCCAAGCGCCTGCGTGGCAAGCACAAGCCTGAGTACACGCCCCATGTCGATACCGGCGATTACATCGTCGTGGTCAACGCGGAAAAGGTCCGTGTAACGGGTAACAAGACCCGCGACAAGATGTATCATCATCATACTGGCTATGTCGGCAATCTCAAGACCAGCAGCTTTGAAAAGCTGATCGCCACCCATCCGGAGCGGGTCATCGAGATCGCCGTCAAGGGCATGCTGCCCAAGAATCCCCTGGGTCGGGCCATGTACAGAAAGCTGAAGGTCTATGCCGGATCCGAGCATCAGCACAGCGCCCAGCAGCCCCAAAACCTGACTATATAA
- the rpsI gene encoding 30S ribosomal protein S9 translates to MAEQQYYGTGRRKTSTARVYIRPGKGAIIVNKRSLEEYFGRETSRMVVRQPLELTGNADRFDIMVNVAGGGASGQAGAIRHGITRALMVYDEALRGTLRKAGFVTRDAREVERKKVGKHKARRSTQFSKR, encoded by the coding sequence ATGGCCGAACAGCAATATTACGGAACAGGGCGCCGGAAAACCTCCACGGCGCGCGTCTATATCAGGCCCGGCAAGGGCGCGATCATCGTCAACAAGCGCAGCCTGGAAGAGTACTTCGGGCGCGAGACCTCCCGCATGGTCGTCCGCCAGCCGCTGGAGCTGACCGGCAACGCCGACCGCTTCGACATCATGGTCAATGTGGCCGGTGGTGGCGCCAGTGGCCAGGCCGGCGCCATTCGCCACGGTATCACCCGCGCGCTCATGGTTTACGACGAGGCCCTGCGCGGAACCCTGCGCAAGGCGGGGTTCGTGACCCGCGATGCGCGTGAGGTCGAGCGCAAGAAGGTCGGCAAGCACAAGGCGCGTCGGAGCACTCAGTTCTCCAAGCGTTGA
- a CDS encoding porin has protein sequence MNKIIAAAIAAAVMMPAASFAADSKPSVKVSGYVQADYRLGDGNDANTAQGYGEHEFNMRRARVGVSGKVNDLIGYGVTLQGDNSSNTIFRDMFATLNFNPLAKVTVGQFKYEFDIEGRESSAVRPFMDRTDVTNLVADGINPGSGFRDKGVQLSGKMDMGGMGAGYALGVFQGEGMTGSDAPVDENGISTGGNNNFMYTANLFVMPMPGVKLNGGYMNNDRGADNVTGGAAKDERSAWTLGAAYDAGPLLARAEYYQGKADAGAAGEDKTKGWYAMGVYTVMPALDLMARYQTVKLEATGVSDEPEFDSIDLGAKYYFARKGKRGGTNVALNYMIRDAEAGYTTTLLNDGRGTEVTGDAVENVLAARLQVAF, from the coding sequence ATGAACAAAATTATTGCTGCCGCCATTGCCGCGGCTGTCATGATGCCCGCCGCCAGCTTTGCTGCCGACAGCAAGCCCAGCGTCAAGGTGAGTGGTTATGTGCAGGCCGACTACCGTCTGGGTGACGGGAATGATGCGAACACGGCACAAGGGTATGGTGAGCACGAGTTCAATATGCGTCGCGCCCGTGTTGGCGTGAGCGGCAAGGTCAATGACCTGATCGGCTACGGTGTCACGCTCCAGGGCGACAACTCCAGCAATACCATCTTCCGCGACATGTTCGCCACTTTGAACTTCAATCCCCTGGCCAAGGTGACCGTGGGCCAGTTCAAGTATGAGTTCGACATCGAAGGTCGCGAGTCCTCTGCCGTGCGTCCCTTCATGGACCGCACCGATGTCACCAATCTCGTGGCCGATGGCATCAATCCCGGCAGCGGCTTCCGCGACAAGGGCGTGCAACTCTCCGGCAAGATGGACATGGGCGGCATGGGTGCCGGCTATGCCCTGGGTGTGTTCCAGGGTGAGGGCATGACCGGCAGTGATGCGCCAGTGGATGAGAATGGTATCAGCACTGGCGGCAACAACAACTTCATGTACACCGCCAACCTCTTCGTGATGCCGATGCCGGGCGTGAAGCTCAATGGCGGGTATATGAACAACGACCGCGGCGCCGATAACGTGACGGGAGGCGCGGCGAAAGATGAGCGCAGCGCCTGGACCCTGGGCGCGGCCTATGATGCCGGCCCGCTGCTGGCCCGTGCCGAGTATTATCAGGGCAAGGCGGATGCCGGTGCTGCGGGCGAAGATAAAACCAAGGGCTGGTATGCGATGGGTGTCTATACCGTGATGCCCGCTCTGGATCTGATGGCCCGCTACCAGACCGTGAAGCTTGAAGCCACCGGGGTCAGTGACGAGCCGGAGTTCGACAGCATCGATCTTGGCGCCAAGTACTATTTCGCCAGGAAGGGCAAGCGCGGTGGCACCAATGTCGCGCTCAACTACATGATCCGTGATGCGGAAGCCGGTTATACCACTACCCTGCTGAATGACGGCCGTGGTACTGAGGTTACTGGCGACGCCGTCGAGAACGTCCTCGCAGCCCGTCTGCAGGTCGCCTTCTAA
- a CDS encoding AbrB/MazE/SpoVT family DNA-binding domain-containing protein gives MHEVTLSSKFQLSIPKAIRERLHLKAGQRFIFVTRGDTIALVPQRSMAELRGSLRGANTDDVRDRQDRI, from the coding sequence ATGCACGAAGTCACCTTGTCTTCCAAATTTCAGCTCAGCATCCCCAAGGCCATCCGCGAGCGCTTGCATCTCAAGGCGGGCCAGCGTTTCATCTTCGTCACCAGGGGCGATACCATTGCGCTCGTGCCGCAACGCAGCATGGCCGAGCTGCGCGGCAGCTTGCGTGGCGCGAATACCGACGATGTCAGGGACAGGCAGGATCGTATCTGA
- a CDS encoding type II toxin-antitoxin system VapC family toxin, whose amino-acid sequence MVLVDTCGWIEWLTDGALADAFQPWFSDPEVLLVPTVLQYELYKWICRERDESFALEVLGVTERGQVVPLDTSLALLAADLAASCRLAMADAIIYATARQAGVELVSSDAHFSGLPGVRYIPKQSA is encoded by the coding sequence ATGGTCTTGGTGGACACCTGCGGCTGGATCGAATGGCTGACGGATGGTGCCCTGGCCGATGCATTTCAGCCATGGTTCAGTGATCCGGAAGTCCTGCTGGTACCCACTGTCCTGCAATATGAGTTATATAAGTGGATCTGCCGGGAGCGGGATGAGAGTTTCGCGCTGGAGGTCCTGGGTGTCACGGAGCGTGGGCAGGTGGTCCCGCTCGATACATCCCTGGCCTTGCTGGCAGCCGATCTCGCGGCTTCCTGTCGGCTCGCCATGGCGGATGCTATCATCTATGCCACGGCCCGCCAGGCAGGCGTTGAGCTGGTGAGTTCCGATGCGCATTTTTCGGGCCTGCCCGGCGTGCGCTATATCCCGAAACAGTCAGCTTAG
- the argC gene encoding N-acetyl-gamma-glutamyl-phosphate reductase, translating to MKVRVGIVGGTGYTGVELLRILAQHPQARVTAITSRGEAGTRVDALFPNLRGFYDLAFSEPDPLRLADACDVVFFATPHGVAMDLAPQLLERGVKVIDLGADFRLRDPESFARWYGMDHRSRDWLAQAVYGLPETRRNEIREARLVANPGCYPTATQLGFLPLLERGLLDAQGLIADVKSGVSGAGRTARIPNLFCEAGDSFSAYAVAGHRHQPEIEQELSVWAGQEVLLTFVPHLTPMIRGIHATLYGRLSSPMDTAELQALFEARYQGEPFVDVLPAGSHPATRSVRGGNVCRIAVHQPRPGQIVVLSVIDNLVKGASGQAVQNMNLLFGLPEDAGLGALALLP from the coding sequence ATGAAAGTCCGGGTTGGTATCGTGGGTGGCACCGGCTATACCGGGGTCGAGCTGTTGCGCATTCTCGCTCAACATCCCCAGGCGCGCGTCACCGCAATCACTTCGCGCGGTGAGGCGGGTACGCGGGTGGATGCGCTCTTTCCGAACCTGCGCGGCTTTTATGATCTGGCCTTCAGCGAGCCTGACCCATTGCGGCTTGCGGATGCCTGTGATGTCGTCTTTTTCGCTACGCCGCATGGGGTGGCCATGGACTTGGCGCCGCAACTGCTCGAGCGCGGCGTGAAGGTCATCGATCTCGGGGCGGACTTTCGCCTGCGCGACCCTGAGAGCTTCGCCCGCTGGTATGGCATGGACCATCGCAGCCGGGACTGGCTGGCGCAGGCGGTGTATGGCCTGCCCGAGACCCGGCGCAACGAAATCCGCGAGGCGCGGCTGGTCGCCAATCCGGGTTGCTATCCCACGGCCACGCAGCTTGGCTTCCTGCCCCTGCTGGAAAGGGGCCTGCTCGATGCCCAGGGCCTGATTGCCGATGTGAAGTCCGGCGTGAGCGGGGCAGGGCGGACGGCCAGGATCCCCAATCTCTTTTGCGAGGCCGGAGACAGTTTCAGCGCCTATGCCGTGGCGGGGCATCGCCATCAGCCGGAGATCGAGCAGGAGCTGTCAGTCTGGGCCGGGCAGGAAGTCCTGCTCACCTTCGTGCCGCACCTCACGCCCATGATCCGCGGCATTCATGCCACGCTCTATGGCCGCTTGAGCAGCCCCATGGATACTGCGGAACTGCAGGCGCTCTTTGAGGCGCGCTATCAGGGCGAGCCCTTTGTCGACGTCTTGCCGGCCGGTTCGCATCCGGCCACCCGCAGCGTGCGCGGTGGCAATGTCTGCCGCATTGCGGTGCATCAGCCGCGTCCGGGCCAGATTGTGGTATTGTCGGTGATCGACAACCTGGTGAAGGGGGCATCCGGGCAGGCGGTGCAGAACATGAACCTGCTCTTTGGTCTGCCGGAAGATGCCGGGCTTGGGGCATTGGCGTTGCTGCCCTGA